One Salvelinus fontinalis isolate EN_2023a chromosome 11, ASM2944872v1, whole genome shotgun sequence DNA window includes the following coding sequences:
- the LOC129864966 gene encoding uncharacterized protein LOC129864966, whose amino-acid sequence MKPALHIWPPVRLFGPAYMAPALRMVSPVRLHSPVRVIPPPRTGRATGSIQPGKVGQARCSREPIRLHGQVFPALPPRPSPVPPVPTPRTRLPVRFQSPVPPPRTLPMVRVSSPVPPVPAPRTKPPVRLQSPVHTVPSPRTRPDVRALSPVPTVPVPRTRHIVRFESSVCPVPAPRTRLEVRVSSPVPPVPAPRTRPTVRLSRPESAVCPTAPELSVCHEPTEPSSRQDQSEPSVSAAPSEPSVSPAPSEPSVCPEPLEPPVCPEPSEPLDSQEPLEPFVSRDLPEPPTRQDLPETSTRQDLPEPSASHERPEPSASHERPKPSASHEHPEPSASHEHPEPSASHERPEPSASNERP is encoded by the coding sequence atgaagccggccctacatatctggccaccagtacgtctcttcgggccggcttacatggcaccagccttacgcatggtgtccccggttcgcctacatagcccggtgcgggttattccacctccccgcactggtcgggcgacggggagcattcagccaggtaaggttgggcaggctcggtgctcaagggagccaatacgcctgcacggtcaggtatttccggcgctacctccccgccccagcccagtaccaccagtgcctacaccacgcaccaggcttccagtgcgtttccagagccctgttcctcctccacgcactctccctatggtgcgtgtctccagtccagtgcctccagttccggcacctcgcactaagccacctgtgcgtctccagagccctgtacacactgttccttctccccgtactcgtcctgatgtgcgtgcactcagcccggtgccaacagtgccggtaccacgcaccaggcatatagtacgttttgagagttcagtgtgccctgtccctgctccccgcactaggcttgaagtgcgtgtctccagtccggtgcctccagttccggcaccacgcaccaggcctacagtgcgtctcagccggccagagtctgccgtctgcccaacggcgcctgaactgtccgtctgccatgagcctacagagccttcctccagacaggatcagtctgagccatccgtctccgcagcaccatctgagccatccgtctccccagcgccgtctgagccatccgtctgtcccgagccattagagccgcccgtctgtcccgagccgtcagagccgttagacagtcaggagccgctagagccattcgtcagtcgggatctgccagagccaccaaccagacaggatctgccagagacgtcaaccagacaggatctgccagagccgtcagccagccatgagcgtccagagccgtcagccagccatgagcgtccaaagccgtcagccagccatgagcatccagagccgtcagccagccatgagcatccagagccgtcagccagccatgagcgtccagagccgtcagccagcaatgAGCGTCcatag